The genomic window GATGGCGCTCACGCCCGTGGTGCTGGCCGAAGACAGCGTGCCCACGGACGGATTTTCCACAACCACGGTGACGGTCACGTTGCCCGATCCGTCGTCGGTGATGGTCCAGCCACTCAGGGTCGCGCGGTCGGCGCCGACCGCGTTGAGATCACTCGGTTCCGCCACGGTCAGGCGGGTCGCGGTGGTTGCCACCGTCGGGGCCGCCATCAGGCCGTCGAAATCCGCGGCCGCGAAGCTGCGCGCCTCGATGACGCCGGTCGCGGATTCGAGCGCCCAGTCTGCGCCGCGCGCCGCGGCACCGGTGGCGTCGGAGGAGGATGCGACGTCCGCGCCGGTCAGATTGGCCAGGGCCAGTGAGAACTGCGCGCCGTCGGCCGCCACGTCGCAGCCGTAGAGCAGGATGTCGGCATTGGCGCTCAGGCTTGCACCGATGGCGCGCCAGGCTTCTGCCGAACCGTTGAGCGAAGCCGTGTCGACCTGCTCGTTGCCGAGGGTGATCTCCCCCGTGCTGCCATGGCTCAGGATGTGCAGCGCGGTAATCCCGCTCTGGCCGCTGAGTGCGTTGGCAAGCTGCTGAACGCCGGAAGAGCCGGAATCAAGCAGGATCAGCTGTGCGCCCGGCGGCACTGCGGCGGCAAGCTGCTGCCAACCGGCGATGTTCTGGTCGACGACATAGACCTCGTGGGGCGCCGTTGCCGCAGGCTGGACCGGCTCGGCGGTGGCATGCTCGGCCACGGCCTCATGCGGAGCGGGCTGCGCTTGAACTGGCATTTCGGGCGCAGGCGCGTGGTGCGCGTCGGCCGGCGCCGCATCGGCATGCGCCGCGGCCTCGACGATGGCGGCACCATCAAAAAGCTGGCGGCTCTCGAGTGCGAATCGGTGGGCACGAGGACGAAGAAATTTGAGCTTGGGCATGAAAGTTTTCAGCTGACCGCGGCTGCGCAACTGTTCTCGATCTGAAACAATTGTTAACGGCGGCGCGATTTTGATTGCAAACTCGCCATTTGCCCAAGAATCCAAGATGCAACCCTCATCGCCTCCTAACTAGTCTAAGTTGTTGTCAACAAAGGAAAATCCGCTAACAATCACTATCAATGGCACCATTGCCTTAGAGAAAGCGGACCAATCCGTGAAATAGTCCACAAGTCCGTGTTACAGATTTGTCGCAGTTGGGCCGCAGTTTTTGGAGCACGGCTGGAGCGACCGGACGGCCGTTACGTCGGACCGTCGCGCTGGTTGGTGCGGTCTCATGTCTCAGACCGGCTCAGCGTGATCCACAGGAATCGTTGAACGAGCGGTCAAAAAAGCTGGTTGGACGGCCGCTGGCCATGTCTTTCGAGCGGCCCGCCGCGCCTTGGCGCCGGCCTCTTCGAGGGCGAGCTAGCGTGCTGCGAAGCTAGGGTTTGAGCCGCCGCCCACGCGGCCAGTGAGTACGGCTTGTGCAAAGGGGCCCCAAAAAGCCCACCCGAGCGTAAAAAGAAAAGGGGGAAAAACGTGGGCAAAGTGCCTGCTCTGCTGCAAACCCGCATAGATATTGGGCTGCCGGCGGAGAGTGTGAGATTCGAACTCACGGACGCTTTCACGTCGGCAGTTTTCAAGACTGCTGGTTTAAACCACTCACCCAACTCTCCGGAACCGTCGATTTTATGCTGACGCCGGCCCTTCAATCCTCGGGGAGGAAAAGCGTCTGCAGGTCGCTCAAAAAATCCAGCCCGCGTTCGGTGGGCCACACGCGGTGCAGGTCGCGGGCGATGAGGCCCTTGCGCTCGGCTTCTTCCAAACCTTTTTGAATGCTGGTCATGGCAAGGCCGGTGCGCTCGCTGAACTGGGGCAGCGTAAAGCCTTCTTTAAGGCGCAGCGCGTTCAGCATGAACTCGAACGGCAGGTCGGCCAGCGCAACCTCGTCGCTTTGCGATACGGCCATGCCGGCACTGGCGTTTTGCATGTACAGGCGCGGCTCGCGAAAGCGTACCTGCCGCACGATGCGGTGCGCAAAGCTCAGCTTGCTGTGGGCGCCGGCGCCAATGCCAAGGTAGTCGCCAAACTGCCAGTAATTGAGGTTATGCGCGCAGGTGTGGCCGCTGCGCGCATAGGCAGAAACCTCGTAGCGCGACATGCCGCTGGCAGCGGTTCGCTCTGTAATGCGGTCGAGCATGGCGTAGGCCAAATCATCTTCCGGCAGCGCGGGCGGAAACTTGGCGAACCAGGTGTTGGGCTCAATGGTGAGGTGGTACACCGATATGTGCGGCGGCGCGAGCGCCAGCGCTTGGCTCAGGTCGGCGTCCAGGCCCTCGATGGTCTGGCCCGGTAGGGCGTACATCAGGTCGAGGTTGAAGGTGTCGAACGCGCTGGCAGCCTCTTCCACGGCGGCAATGGCCTGGGCGCGGTCGTGCACGCGGCCAAGTGCTTTCAGGTGCTCGTCATTGAAGCTTTGCACGCCCACTGAAAGGCGGGTAACGCCGGCGCTGCGATAGGCGCGAAAGCGGTTGCGCTCGAAGGTGCCGGGGTTGGCTTCGAGCGTTATTTCGCACTCGGGCGCTAGCTTGAGGCGAGCGCGCACGTCGCCCAGCAGGCGGTCTATGGCCTGGGGCGAAAAGAGGCTGGGCGTTCCGCCGCCGATAAAAATGGTGTGAACTGTGCGACCCCAGATCAGAGGCAGCGCGGCGTCCAGGTCGGCAATCAGCGCATCGAGGTACGCGGCTTCAGGAATGCCCTCGGCCTCGGCCTCGCTGGCGGCGCGCCACTCGTGCGAGTTGAAGTCGCAGTAGGGGCACTTGCGCAGGCACCACGGCAAATGAATGTAGAGCGACAGGGGCGGCAGCGCGGCCAGTTGCAGCGGGCCGGGGCGCATCCAGTGCAGCACGTCGTTGGCCTGCGGGGCGCCCGCGGCCTGCGCCGGCTGAATAGGGAACACGGTGGCCATTGGGTTCAGTCAGTCAGTCAGCCCGTCGGTCAGAACCAGCGTTCGCGCATCAGGGCGAGCATGGCCTTTGCCGCCTGGCCGCGGTGGCTGTTGGCGTTTTTTACTTCGGGCGGCAGTTGGGCAAAGGTTTTGCCAAAGCTGGGCAGGTACATGACGGGGTCGAACCCGAAGCCGTTGTCGCCAATGGGCGCCTGCGTAATTTCGCCGACCACGCGGCCTACGGCGATGAGGGGCTCGGGGTCGTCGTGGCCGCGCAGCGCAACCAGGGTGCTGACGAGCGCGGCGCGGCGGTTGGCGACGCCGTTCAGCTGCTCGAGCAGGGTCTTCACGTTGTTGGCGTCGCCCTTGGCGTAGCCGAACTGGGTGGCATAAAACGCGGTGTCGACGCCGGGCAGGCCGCCGAATGCATCAACGCACAGGCCGGCGTCGTCTGCAATGGCGGGCAGGCCGGTGGCGGCGCTGGCATGGCGCGCCTTGGCCAGGGCATTTTCTACAAAGGTGCGAAACGGCTCTTCGGCCTCTCCCACGCCAAGTGCCGATTGGGGCACGAGCGTGACCGACAGCTCCGCAAACAGCTGCTGCAGCTCGGCCAGCTTGCCGGCGTTGTTTGATGCCAGGACCAGTTGCATTGCCGCCATTGCTTATTTAGCGAGCAAAACCTGCTGC from Variovorax paradoxus includes these protein-coding regions:
- the rdgB gene encoding RdgB/HAM1 family non-canonical purine NTP pyrophosphatase — encoded protein: MQLVLASNNAGKLAELQQLFAELSVTLVPQSALGVGEAEEPFRTFVENALAKARHASAATGLPAIADDAGLCVDAFGGLPGVDTAFYATQFGYAKGDANNVKTLLEQLNGVANRRAALVSTLVALRGHDDPEPLIAVGRVVGEITQAPIGDNGFGFDPVMYLPSFGKTFAQLPPEVKNANSHRGQAAKAMLALMRERWF
- the hemW gene encoding radical SAM family heme chaperone HemW: MATVFPIQPAQAAGAPQANDVLHWMRPGPLQLAALPPLSLYIHLPWCLRKCPYCDFNSHEWRAASEAEAEGIPEAAYLDALIADLDAALPLIWGRTVHTIFIGGGTPSLFSPQAIDRLLGDVRARLKLAPECEITLEANPGTFERNRFRAYRSAGVTRLSVGVQSFNDEHLKALGRVHDRAQAIAAVEEAASAFDTFNLDLMYALPGQTIEGLDADLSQALALAPPHISVYHLTIEPNTWFAKFPPALPEDDLAYAMLDRITERTAASGMSRYEVSAYARSGHTCAHNLNYWQFGDYLGIGAGAHSKLSFAHRIVRQVRFREPRLYMQNASAGMAVSQSDEVALADLPFEFMLNALRLKEGFTLPQFSERTGLAMTSIQKGLEEAERKGLIARDLHRVWPTERGLDFLSDLQTLFLPED